GAGATGCCGGAGGTACTGGACGCCTCCCTGGATGTTCTCCTGCGGATCGTGAATGTTCTCCACGCCGAAGCGTCGGGCGGTGGACGGCATGAGCTGCATCAGTCCCCGCGCCCCTTTGGGCGAGACAGCCTTCGGATCGAAGTTCGACTCGGTGGCGATGACCGCCCTCACCAGGTTCGGATCGACGCCGTAGAGGCTCGAGGCGCGTCGGATCTGCTCGGCATAGGGACCCGAGACGGAAACCGTGGCGCTTCCCGGGCCTCCCGAGTTCATCATCGCGTGGTATCCCTTCTCGTCCGGCGCGTTGGTGATGCGCATCGTGCCTTCCTTGTCGACCTGGTAGTAGATGGTCTCGGCGCCTGCCAGCCGCACCGCCAGCCCCACGGCCAGCAGCGCCGCCCCCAGACAGCCCGTGCGCCCCACGCCCCGTCGCGTCATTCCTTGCTCGCCTCCAGATGGCGCTGCACCACTTCCCCGACGCGATCCAGCGCCCGGCGGATTCCCTCGGCGCTCGATTTTCCTCCGGCTTCCGCCAGGTCGGGCCGGCCTCCGCCGCGTCCCTCGAACTCGCGGGCCATCTCTCCCACGATCGAGCGGGCATCCAGCTTCCCCGC
This genomic stretch from Candidatus Polarisedimenticolia bacterium harbors:
- a CDS encoding lytic transglycosylase domain-containing protein — protein: MTRRGVGRTGCLGAALLAVGLAVRLAGAETIYYQVDKEGTMRITNAPDEKGYHAMMNSGGPGSATVSVSGPYAEQIRRASSLYGVDPNLVRAVIATESNFDPKAVSPKGARGLMQLMPSTARRFGVENIHDPQENIQGGVQYLRHLLDLFGGDLVLALAAYNAGEGVVQSLGRVPQYRETRDYVDRILAR